GTCCTGCAGCGTGGCCGGCTCCGGGGGAGGGGGCCGCGGCTGCGCCCCCAGGAGCTGGCCCAGGCGGTGCAGGGCCACGGGGTAGTGGTGGGCGCGCACCTTGGTGGGGTTCTGGCCCAGCCACCGCAGCAGCTCCCCGGGGCTCCGGGCCTGCTCCAGAAGCCGCTGCAGGCCCTGCGCGGGGCCCCCTCCCGGAGGCCGCTCGGCCCACTTGCCCGGGCCCAGGCAGCAGGGCTGTGCGGGCGGGAGCAGCAGCAGGCCGGACAGCCGGGCGGTGGAGGCCGGGGCAGAGAGCAGCACTCGGAGCATGGAGTTGGGCGATGGAGACCCTGGGGGCGGCCCAGAGACGGGGGGGTGAGGCTCCCGCCGCCCGTCCTGGCCTCGCTCACTCCCCGCCCGGGGCCCGCGGCGCTGCCCACGCCCGCTGGCCCCAGCCCCACTGCAGCGCGGGGCCGCAGCCTCCCGGGGCGCGCCCGCCCGGCGTTACCTCGGGGTCGCGGGCGGAGGGGGCGCGGCCGGAGAGGCGGGGGTCAAGGCGAGCCGAGGTCACGGGGCCGGCGGGTGGTcgcgcccggcccggggcccggcccgcccgccccggcgcCGTCCCCACCGGCTCCCGCGCgcgcaggcggcggcggcggggcggcggggcgggggtcccgggggtcccGGCTCCATGCCGGGCGCCGCCGCTCCCCGGCCGGGTGACCTTGGGCCCGCGGCTCCGTCTCTCCGCCGGCGGCTCCTCGCCCGGCGCCCGGGCGGCCGCGCGCGGCTCTCAGGGCGCCCGTGCAGCCCGGGCGCGCGGCTCGGCCCCGGGCGCGGCCGCGGGGCCGgggtcccccacgccccccggGCCCGGGGACggcggccgccgcccgcccccgccgcccgcgcgcgtCCCGCCCCTTAGGCGCCCCCCCTACATGgctcccccggccccgcgccgctcGCCGCCTCGCTCGCTCTCGGGGCCCGGGGGCCGGGCTCCCCGCGCGGCCTCCTCATCGGCGGGCCGCCGAGCCCGCCATCTTCCCGGCAGCCCCCGCGCGGCCGCCGCGGCCCGCACAGACGTGGCTCCCGGCaggccccgcgccgcgccccgccccggaagctgcgcgcgggggcggggccggggcgctgTCAGCGGCCGGCGGCGCCCGGGGGCCCGGGAGGAGGGGTCCCTGGTGGCGCCTGGGTGCCGGGAGCagggggtccccggggcccccacacacgcaggcacacgcGGGTCTGAAAAGTTCACAGTCATTTAATCTGCCCGGGTTCCAGAGAGCGCCCCGCCACCTCCCTGCACGCCCCCGCGTCTCTGGGTCCCCGCACCGGCCCGAGGAGTTCGGGGGGCCGGGAGGTGGCCGCGGCCCCCGGCAGGGCGCTAGGACGGGCCCAGGGGCACGGGCCGGCTCTGCCCAGGCCCCAGGCAGCGGCAGCAGCTGCCGGACCCCGACGAGGCCGCTGCCAGGGGCGCCTGCGGGCCAGCTGCCGCCCGGGGAGGCGGCCCCGAGCCCCGGGGGGCGCCGGGAGGGGCGGCGGCCGACCCCCGGGGCGCTCTGCGGCGCAGCGCCGGGCTCCAGGGCAGCGGGAAGAGGCAGGCCCGGGAGGCCCGCCGGGGCAGGCAGCAGCGGCCGGCGCGGCGCGGggagccggggcccggggcccgcggAGGCACTAGGGGCGGTACATGGCGAAGGCCAGCAGGCTGAGCAGCAGCGTGAAGCCCGCCAGCCCCAGCGTGGCGGTGAGCGGGAAGAAGGGCCGGTACTGGATCTGGCAGTACCacagcaccagcagcagcagcagcagcagcggcaggagCAGGCTGCCGATCTCCAGCCCCGACGGGCTCGGCTCCGCgccgggcgggcagggcggcTGCGCCGGCCCGGCGCGCGTGGACACGTGGCAGTGGAGGACGCAGTTGGGCGGCAGGTGCAGGCTGCCCAGGGTCTGGCTGTCGTCTCTGAGCAGCTGCCCTTGGTAGATGAGCCGAACCTGCTGCTCGCGGCCGGGAAACTGGGTCCTGGGGAGAGAGGGCCCTGGGTGAGAGGGCGGGCCTCAGGTGGCCACCCGCGTTCCGCCAgagccccctgcctcccctcctgccacctcctgcGACCCTGGGGACCAACGTGAGCAGTCCAGGGAGCTCGGCTCCACACTGGTCTGCGGGCCGGGGGCACCTCCCCGCCCACCCCGAGTAGCTCTCGGCGTCCGCGGTCCTGTCCTGTCCTCACCTTTTCAAGGAGCCGATGGTGTCGTGAGGCCAGGCCCTGGCCACCTGCTCTGAATCGTTGAGGAACTTCAGCCGGAGCACCAGGGGCTCTTGGGGGGCGtccgggggcgggggtgttgCTGGCGGCCCGTCGCCGGGGTCTGGCTGCACCGCGGGGCCGCCGCGATGTCTCAGGCTGGGGGTCTCAGCTCTCCGCGCCTCCCCGCTGAGCGCGTCGGAGACCTCCATGGCTTCGGTGGGTTGAGCCGCGGCGGGGGGTCCTGCCGgctggggcggcggggcggcgccCTCGGCGGTGTGGGTGGAGACCCAGGCCAGGGCCAGCACCAGGAGGCAGGCGAGCACGGCGAACAGGAGGGTCACCTCATCTCCCACCCCTTCAATCAGGGCCATGGCAGCCGCCGTGCCCGCCGTGCTACCGAGCTGGAGAGGCACAAAGGGGCGGTGAGCAGCCCGACCCCCGCCGACCTGAGTCCCCAACCGCCCCGAGGGACGCCCTCCCGGGGGTGCCCCTGGGACTACCCCCACCCCTCGCCGCGGCCCCGGGCGTGCACCTTCCGCGGGCTGATCCGACCTGGCGTCCCCTGGGTCTGGACCTAACGCAACCTCGCCCCCGGCTCAACGGCCACCGCACTTCGGCCCCGAGCGTGCCCCTGTGTCCGTCTGTTCCGTGCCACGGTTTCTCTCCCCCGAAGCTGACCTACTCCTGCCTGGCTCGGGTTCTccgcggggccggggggccccTGAACCCACCCCGCGCCGCGACGGCCGCGCCGGGGCTTCCCCGCACCAGCCGTCCAAGCCGGCCTCGTCCCCGAGGGCCGGGCCCCGCACCCCGACCCCTCCATCACCCCgccgccgcgggcgggcgggcgcgggcgacCCGCGGCGGCGGGGTGGgcgcggccggggcgcgggcACTCACCGCCCCGCTCCGCCGGCTCCATCGCGGACCCTCGGGCACTTCCGGACGGGAGGCGCCGAGGTCGCAGACACCTGAaagcgccccccgccgccgctg
The nucleotide sequence above comes from Sorex araneus isolate mSorAra2 chromosome 1, mSorAra2.pri, whole genome shotgun sequence. Encoded proteins:
- the TMUB1 gene encoding transmembrane and ubiquitin-like domain-containing protein 1, producing the protein MALIEGVGDEVTLLFAVLACLLVLALAWVSTHTAEGAAPPPQPAGPPAAAQPTEAMEVSDALSGEARRAETPSLRHRGGPAVQPDPGDGPPATPPPPDAPQEPLVLRLKFLNDSEQVARAWPHDTIGSLKRTQFPGREQQVRLIYQGQLLRDDSQTLGSLHLPPNCVLHCHVSTRAGPAQPPCPPGAEPSPSGLEIGSLLLPLLLLLLLVLWYCQIQYRPFFPLTATLGLAGFTLLLSLLAFAMYRP